One window from the genome of Candidatus Alcyoniella australis encodes:
- a CDS encoding DUF4234 domain-containing protein, producing MPVAPQPVTVVTGPKPVGAIRSPGIVILLILVTCGIYGIVYYYKTFEELRNWRGQGWSGGLYLLFTFLLPFMTFAIPWLLPAYIGRMYAEDGQPKPITGNSGWWILVPIAGGIIWLVVLQNRLNEFWASKGAQA from the coding sequence ATGCCGGTTGCGCCGCAGCCCGTAACGGTCGTTACCGGACCCAAGCCGGTGGGCGCGATCCGCAGCCCCGGAATTGTGATCCTGCTGATTTTGGTCACCTGCGGGATTTACGGCATCGTCTACTACTACAAGACCTTTGAGGAGCTGCGGAACTGGCGCGGTCAGGGTTGGAGCGGCGGGCTGTACCTGCTGTTCACGTTCCTGCTGCCGTTCATGACCTTCGCCATCCCCTGGCTGCTGCCGGCCTACATCGGTCGGATGTACGCCGAGGACGGTCAGCCCAAGCCGATCACCGGCAACTCCGGCTGGTGGATCTTGGTGCCCATCGCCGGCGGCATCATCTGGCTGGTGGTGCTGCAAAATCGACTCAACGAGTTCTGGGCTTCTAAAGGGGCGCAGGCCTAA